GTGACGGTAAGCGCCTCGGCCAGTTTGACACCATAAAAGTGATGCACAATCGCTTACATGAACCAAGAATGAATCGTCAAACCGTGGCGGCTTAATTTAGCGATTTTAATTTATCGCTTTAAATACATCATCTCAGATCGAGAAAGGGCGCCATGGGCGTCCTTTTTGCATTTAGGGGCTTTTCGTCATGCCTTTTGTTGCTGGTATCCTGTTGTCGCCATCGCCATAATAGGGCAAATGCTTCAAGGAGAGCCCTATGTCCATTCCCATGCTGGCCTTATTTATCCCGATATTTGCCATCACCTGTGGTTTTATTCTGCAATTTATGCGTTTGCGAGAGCGGCAGCAGCGCCTTGGCAATGAGCATAAAGCCGAACTCACGGTACTTCACGGTGAAATCAATCAGCTGAAAAGCCGGATCGAAGTGCTGGAAAAGTTGGTTACCGATGAGGGGTTTGATGTTCGCCGCGAGATAAATCGCATGAAAGGCGAATAGCAATAGAGCCTTTATCCAGGACAATCAATGCAGCTGAAGCGAATGGGGGATGCCCAAGCCAAAGTGCGTCAGGGCCCTGACCACCGGGAGGGGGAGCAAGTCACCTTCCTGGATGTAAAACAGTTTTTCGGGCTTGGTCATGTCAGGGTAGGCAGTTGGGTTTCGTCGGAAGAGTCACTGATTGCCGCCAATCTGGTGTTTGATGCACTGGCGGATCTGGCGCTGGCGCTCGGATTGCCGCCAAAGGCCTTGGGGCTTAGGGAGCGACTCAATCTTGCATTTGGCCATGGTGGCCAGCAGGGGGTAATGGCCCATTACTCACCGTCGGAGCGTACCCTCGCGCTGGCTAAACACGCTGGTGCCGGCGCAGTCGCGCACGAGTTCTGGCACGCCTTTGACCATCATTTGTGCGATACCGCCATGGATGTTGGTCGTAAACCTATGGGACGTTTTGCCAGCGAGCTTTGGCTCAAGGATGTGCCACTTCTTTGCCACCCGCTTAACGACAGGCTGGAAGCGTTGTTTAAGTGTGTGCTGCTTAGTTGCGACACAGAGCAGCCGAGTGACTATGTGCGCCGCGCCATTGCGTTGGATAAAGCCTGTGGCCGCCTTTATTTTGCCCATCCGTCTGAATTAATGGCGCGTGCCTTTGAGGCTGCCATCGAGTCCGAGGCTTACTTTGAGCACATTGATACCGACAGCGGTGAGATATATCTGGCGCCGTTGATTAATCCCTATTTAGTTACCGGGACCCATAAAACTGTTCACCCGGAAAATAACGTAAGATCAGCTCCCCAACGCGGTAATTGGGGCACCATGCCGCCGGGAGCTTTTCCCGATGCAGCTCACAGACAAGCCATTATGAAGGCGATGGCTGGCTACTTTATACCTCTGGGCAGGGCTTTGGCCAAAACCCTTCTCTGACAGGGATTTTGACAGTAGTTGTCAAAGCCGTGTTAAAGTTCGCTGTAACATTTTCAGTCGTGGCGTTAAGCTGCGCGTTAAGCACCAAAGATAAGAAAAGACAAAGGATTGCGCTAATGCCTCACCCCATTTCCATGCCCTTGTACCGGCAATCGGTATCACACCTGTACCCGCTTAACACTATTTTTTTGCCAGTTGTCCTGTGGCTGTTCATGCTGCTCAATTGCTATTCTGCTTCGCTACAGGCCGAAGAGATCGGCCCGTCTCTGTCGCGTATAAGTCTCGACAGCGAATGGCGCAGCGGTGCTTATAAGAGCCAGGGCGTGGAGTTCATTCCAGCCGCATCCTGGGTGGACCCACTCGAAGTGATGGTTCCGGACGCCTTGCCTCACGGACAAATCCGCGACGGTCTCTATAATCTGGTCGTTGATAACCAATACAAGGTGGATGCCGACGGAAAGAAAGTGCAGTTCAGTCACTATGCCGATATGGTGACTGCGCCCAAGGGGCTTGAGTCTGTCTCACAGATCCAGATTGAATTTGACCCCCACTATCAGCATGTACAATTGCATACTATCGTGGTTAATCGGGCTGGAGTGCTTATCGACAAGACCTTGGATGCCGACTTTCAGCTTGCCCGCAGCCCCGGTGCAGATGACTTGCTCTACGACGGCAGCATGGTCGCAACCTGGGTACTTAAAGACATCCGGGTCGGGGACATCCTGGAATACAGCTACAGTCGATACGGCGGCAATCCTGTATTTGAAGGGCGCTTTTTCGGTAGTCGAACACTGCAATGGAGTGTACCCGTTGCCCGTCAGCAGGTACGCGTGCTGTGGGGGAAATCCAAACCGCTGCACATTCAAATAGACAACAGCGATCTGCAGTTCACCAGCAAGACACTGGGTGCTCAGACGGACTACCGCTTACTGCTGGAACACATGCCAACCATGACGGTGCCGAGTGATGCGGCCCCCTGGTATAGCCCCTTCGCCAAAGCCTATTTCTCTGAAACAGACACCTGGGAGCAGGTGGTTGACTGGGCACTGCCGCTCTTCAGTCGGCAACAAGATGCCACCGATAATGTAAAGCGTCTGGCGCAGCAGATTGGTTCAAAGCATCAATCGAAAGAGGCCCAGCTGGTTGAGGCGCTGACGCTGGTGCAGGAGCAGGTGCGTTAGCTGGGATTGGAGATGGGTAGCAACAGTCATTTCCCCTCTGCCGCCGGCGATACCCTTAGCCGCCGTTATGGCGACTGTAAAGACAAGGCGGTGCTTTTGGTGACTCTGCTGGGTGAACTGGGCATTCAGGCGTCTCCGGCACTGGTGAATACCGACACAGGCAAGATTGTGCCGACCTTACTGCCATCGGCGGTCCGCTTCAATCATGCCATAGTGCAGGCCAGCTTTAATGGGCAGACCTACTGGCTCGATCCTACCCTGATGGACCAGGGCGATGC
The window above is part of the Shewanella litorisediminis genome. Proteins encoded here:
- a CDS encoding CLCA_X family protein; translation: MGDAQAKVRQGPDHREGEQVTFLDVKQFFGLGHVRVGSWVSSEESLIAANLVFDALADLALALGLPPKALGLRERLNLAFGHGGQQGVMAHYSPSERTLALAKHAGAGAVAHEFWHAFDHHLCDTAMDVGRKPMGRFASELWLKDVPLLCHPLNDRLEALFKCVLLSCDTEQPSDYVRRAIALDKACGRLYFAHPSELMARAFEAAIESEAYFEHIDTDSGEIYLAPLINPYLVTGTHKTVHPENNVRSAPQRGNWGTMPPGAFPDAAHRQAIMKAMAGYFIPLGRALAKTLL
- a CDS encoding DUF3857 domain-containing protein; translation: MPHPISMPLYRQSVSHLYPLNTIFLPVVLWLFMLLNCYSASLQAEEIGPSLSRISLDSEWRSGAYKSQGVEFIPAASWVDPLEVMVPDALPHGQIRDGLYNLVVDNQYKVDADGKKVQFSHYADMVTAPKGLESVSQIQIEFDPHYQHVQLHTIVVNRAGVLIDKTLDADFQLARSPGADDLLYDGSMVATWVLKDIRVGDILEYSYSRYGGNPVFEGRFFGSRTLQWSVPVARQQVRVLWGKSKPLHIQIDNSDLQFTSKTLGAQTDYRLLLEHMPTMTVPSDAAPWYSPFAKAYFSETDTWEQVVDWALPLFSRQQDATDNVKRLAQQIGSKHQSKEAQLVEALTLVQEQVR